One stretch of Arthrobacter polaris DNA includes these proteins:
- a CDS encoding lipase maturation factor family protein, which produces MEWLDSAWVDASWFGTANYGVARFVLQRGIGAIYVIAFVSSAFQFPALLXEHGLLPVPRFLSGISRTPGPTLFRLHYGDVLLRAVAWTGAGLGAAVVLGLPQRGPAGLPMLTFLALWLLYMSIVNVGQVFYGFGWEILLLEAGFLAAFLGSDQTTTPVIALWLFRWLVFRLEFGAGMIKMRGDKAWRNLTALYYHHETQPMPNPLSWWFHHLPKPLHKAEVVGNHFAQLVVPFLLFAPQPVASWAAAVIVLTQLWLVLSGNFAWLNVLTLVLACSAVGDSVLEAVLAAVAPGLAAEISGGAALVQTGTPGGAGSPAWFVAVVLAMGVLMVVLSWWPLRNLFSRNQAMNASFNRWRLGNAYGAFGSITRERFEVVVEGWDGTRWCEYGFRGKPGDPGRVPRQYAPYHLRLDWMMWFXALGQPGMDWFGPFXQKLLAADPATLKLLRYDPFRGQAPQRVQARVXSYRYTTWHEWRDTGNWWVREPLGLLVQPFGRQDR; this is translated from the coding sequence ATGGAATGGCTAGACTCCGCGTGGGTTGACGCTTCTTGGTTCGGCACCGCCAACTACGGAGTTGCCCGCTTTGTCCTCCAGCGTGGCATTGGCGCTATCTACGTGATTGCGTTTGTCTCCAGCGCCTTCCAGTTCCCTGCCTTGTTGNGGGAGCACGGACTGCTTCCTGTGCCGCGCTTCCTCAGCGGCATTTCGCGTACGCCGGGCCCCACTTTGTTTCGACTGCACTATGGTGATGTGCTGCTGCGTGCAGTTGCCTGGACGGGTGCGGGTCTGGGCGCCGCTGTGGTGCTGGGGCTGCCCCAACGTGGCCCGGCGGGTCTACCCATGCTCACGTTTCTTGCCCTGTGGCTGCTGTACATGTCGATCGTGAATGTGGGCCAGGTCTTTTATGGCTTTGGGTGGGAAATTTTGTTGTTGGAGGCGGGCTTCCTTGCCGCTTTCCTTGGATCGGATCAAACCACGACGCCGGTCATCGCCCTCTGGCTATTTCGCTGGCTGGTGTTCCGGCTCGAGTTTGGCGCCGGCATGATCAAGATGCGCGGCGACAAGGCATGGCGTAACCTCACCGCATTGTATTATCACCACGAAACCCAGCCCATGCCGAACCCGCTGAGTTGGTGGTTCCACCACCTGCCCAAACCACTGCACAAGGCGGAGGTGGTGGGGAACCACTTTGCCCAGTTGGTGGTGCCGTTCCTGCTCTTTGCCCCGCAGCCGGTGGCGAGCTGGGCTGCTGCTGTCATTGTGCTGACCCAGCTATGGCTTGTGCTCTCCGGGAACTTTGCCTGGCTGAACGTGCTCACCCTGGTGCTGGCCTGCTCAGCCGTCGGCGACTCGGTGCTTGAGGCAGTGCTGGCGGCAGTGGCGCCGGGGTTGGCGGCTGAGATCAGCGGTGGCGCTGCACTGGTGCAGACCGGCACGCCGGGAGGAGCAGGCAGCCCTGCCTGGTTCGTGGCAGTGGTGCTTGCCATGGGCGTGTTGATGGTGGTGCTGAGTTGGTGGCCGCTGCGCAACCTGTTCTCGCGCAACCAGGCCATGAACGCCAGTTTCAACCGTTGGCGGCTGGGCAATGCGTACGGCGCCTTTGGCAGTATCACCCGCGAACGGTTTGAAGTTGTGGTGGAAGGCTGGGACGGGACGCGCTGGTGCGAGTATGGTTTCCGCGGCAAGCCAGGGGATCCAGGGAGGGTGCCGCGGCAATATGCGCCGTACCACCTGCGTTTGGACTGGATGATGTGGTTTNTGGCCTTGGGCCAGCCGGGCATGGACTGGTTTGGGCCATTTNTGCAAAAATTGTTGGCAGCAGATCCGGCAACGCTTAAGCTCCTGCGGTACGACCCTTTCAGAGGTCAAGCCCCGCAACGGGTGCAGGCCCGGGTTNTTAGCTACCGCTACACCACATGGCACGAATGGCGAGACACCGGAAACTGGTGGGTCCGTGAACCGCTGGGCCTGCTGGTGCAGCCGTTCGGCCGGCAGGACCGTTAG
- a CDS encoding metal ABC transporter permease, translating into MNWADFSDAVXNFSNYGQLLPLFSETLLAGAILGIVGGLIGTFVMMRDLAFAVHGIAELSFAGAAXALLIGADVIFGSLVGSILAALLLGVMXVRAREKNSVIGVIMPFGLGLGILFLSLYEGRSSNKFGLLTGQIVSVDSTQXSVLAGMAVVVVAGLALIWRPLTXASADPDIATARGVPVRALSLVFMFLLGIAVAMSIQVVGTLLVLALLITPAAAALQITATPRMVVLLSVSFAMISTVXGIMLALGGSIPISPYVTTLSFVIYLLCRVAGAWRRRRGWSARPTLLATA; encoded by the coding sequence ATGAACTGGGCAGACTTTAGCGACGCCGTTNTTAACTTCTCCAACTATGGGCAATTGCTCCCGCTGTTCAGTGAGACGTTGCTGGCCGGGGCAATCCTTGGTATTGTAGGCGGGCTGATTGGCACCTTTGTCATGATGCGTGATCTTGCGTTCGCGGTGCACGGCATTGCCGAATTGTCCTTTGCCGGGGCCGCTNTTGCGCTGCTGATTGGCGCTGATGTGATCTTTGGGTCTTTGGTGGGCTCCATCCTTGCCGCACTGTTGCTAGGCGTGATGNGGGTAAGGGCCAGGGAAAAGAACTCTGTTATTGGGGTGATCATGCCCTTTGGCCTGGGTTTGGGTATTTTGTTCCTGTCCTTGTATGAGGGCCGATCCTCTAATAAATTCGGTCTACTGACCGGCCAGATTGTCTCGGTCGATTCAACTCAACNNTCTGTTTTGGCCGGAATGGCGGTTGTTGTGGTGGCTGGGCTGGCGCTGATCTGGCGTCCGCTGACTNTTGCCAGCGCCGATCCGGACATAGCAACCGCACGTGGAGTGCCGGTGCGGGCCTTATCGTTGGTGTTCATGTTCTTGCTGGGCATTGCCGTGGCCATGTCCATTCAGGTGGTGGGCACACTCTTGGTGTTGGCGCTGTTGATCACTCCGGCGGCTGCGGCCTTGCAAATCACCGCGACGCCGCGCATGGTGGTGCTGCTGAGCGTTTCCTTCGCCATGATCTCAACGGTGNGCGGGATCATGCTGGCGCTAGGAGGCAGCATACCGATCAGCCCGTACGTGACAACTTTGTCCTTTGTGATTTACCTGTTGTGCCGGGTGGCCGGTGCGTGGCGCAGGCGCCGCGGCTGGTCAGCACGGCCAACTTTGCTCGCTACAGCGTAG
- a CDS encoding Fur family transcriptional regulator, which translates to MSDVPVKEQRVTKQRVAISAAMDSLDDFVSTQELHRMLHEQGTRVSLATTYRILASMAEEGLLDTLRNTDGEAVYRRCDATSHHHHLLCRNCGKTVEVQAPEVESWAAALAKANGFTQVQHTVEIYGLCPECSAK; encoded by the coding sequence ATGTCGGATGTACCGGTGAAAGAGCAGCGCGTCACCAAGCAGCGCGTTGCCATCAGTGCTGCCATGGACAGCCTGGATGACTTTGTCAGCACCCAGGAACTACACCGCATGCTGCACGAACAAGGCACCCGGGTTTCACTGGCAACCACCTACAGGATTCTGGCCTCCATGGCCGAGGAAGGCCTGTTGGACACGCTGCGCAACACTGACGGCGAGGCCGTTTACCGCCGCTGCGATGCCACCAGCCATCACCACCACTTACTGTGCCGTAACTGTGGCAAAACTGTGGAAGTTCAAGCTCCCGAAGTTGAGAGCTGGGCGGCGGCCCTTGCCAAGGCCAATGGTTTCACCCAGGTCCAGCACACGGTGGAAATCTATGGTCTGTGCCCGGAGTGCTCAGCGAAGTAG